The proteins below come from a single Macrobrachium nipponense isolate FS-2020 chromosome 17, ASM1510439v2, whole genome shotgun sequence genomic window:
- the LOC135195902 gene encoding tetra-peptide repeat homeobox protein 1-like → MGPTEGLVLMRVKGAMEGPTEGLVLMTIKGAVEGPTECLVLMTVKGAVEGPTEDLVLMTVNGAVEGPTEGLVLMTVNGPVEGPTEGLFLMTVKGAVEGPTEGLVSMTVNGAVEGPTEGLVLMTVNGAVEGPTEGLVLMTVKGAVEGPTEGLVLMTVRVLRRVQLKAWF, encoded by the coding sequence atgggtccaactgaaggcctggttttgatgagagTAAAGGGTGCTatggagggtccaactgaagggcTGGTTTTGATGACAATAAAGGGTGCtgtggagggtccaactgaatgcctggttttgatgacagtaaagggggctgtggagggtccaactgaagatctggttttgatgacagtaaatggggctgtggagggtccaactgaaggcctggttttgatgacagtaaatgggCCTGTAGAGGGTCCGACTGAAGGCCtgtttttgatgacagtaaagggggctgtggagggtccaactgaaggtcTGGTTTCGATGACAGTAAATGGGGCtgtggagggtccaactgaaggcctggttttgatgacagttaATGGGGCTGTGGAGGggccaactgaaggcctggttttgatgacagtaaagggtgctgtggagggtccaactgaaggcctggttttgatgacagtaagggTGCTgaggagggtccaactgaaggcctggttttga